A region from the Eptesicus fuscus isolate TK198812 chromosome 1, DD_ASM_mEF_20220401, whole genome shotgun sequence genome encodes:
- the LOC103297200 gene encoding glycolipid transfer protein-like, which produces MALLAKHLLKPLPVDKQIQTRPFQEAVSHLPPFFDCLGSPVFMPIKADISGNITKIKAVYNTDPAKFRTLQNILEAEKEMYAAEWLRVGATLALMWLKKSLRFIQVFLQSICDGEQDESHPNLIHVNVTKAYKMALKKYHGWIVQKIFQAALYATPYKSDFLKALSKGQNVKEEECLEEVCLF; this is translated from the coding sequence ATGGCGCTGCTGGCCAAGCATCTGCTGAAACCACTGCCCGTGGACAAGCAGATCCAGACCAGGCCCTTCCAGGAGGCGGTGTCCCACCTGCCGCCTTTCTTCGATTGCCTTGGGTCCCCAGTGTTTATGCCCATCAAGGCAGACATAAGTGGTAACATAACAAAAATCAAAGCTGTATACAACACTGATCCGGCCAAGTTCCGGACCTTGCAGAACATCCTGGAGGCAGAGAAGGAAATGTATGCAGCAGAGTGGCTCAGAGTGGGGGCCACGCTAGCGCTGATGTGGCTGAAAAAGAGCCTCCGCTTCATCCAGGTCTTCCTGCAGAGCATCTGCGACGGGGAGCAGGACGAGAGCCACCCCAACCTCATCCATGTGAACGTCACCAAGGCCTACAAAATGGCGCTCAAGAAGTACCATGGCTGGATCGTGCAGAAGATCTTCCAGGCAGCACTGTATGCCACACCCTACAAGTCCGACTTCCTGAAAGCGCTCTCCAAGGGCCAGAACGTGAAGGAGGAGGAGTGCCTGGAGGAGGTCTGCCTGTTCTGA